From the Solanum pennellii chromosome 4, SPENNV200 genome, one window contains:
- the LOC107018237 gene encoding tubby-like F-box protein 8, translated as MSFRSIARDIRDSIGSLSRRSFEVKLSSHNRGKSQSAVHELHDHAIVIQSSCWASLPPELLRDVIKRLEASESTWPARKHVVACAAVCRSWREMCQEIVQRPEFSGKLTFPISLKQPGFRDGTIQCFIRRDKSKLTYQLFLCLSPALLVENGKFLLSAKRNRRTTCTEYIISMNADNISRSNSSYIGKLRSNFLGTKFIIYDTQPPYNSSSIPPPGGSRRFYSKKVSPKVPTGTYNIAQVSYELNVLGTRGPRRMNCVMHSIPVSSLEPGGTVPGQPELLPPNLEDSFRSMSFSKSIDASTEFNSARFSDIGGPSEVDEEGKSSLLVLRNKAPRWHEQLQCWCLNFRGRVTVASVKNFQLIAATQRAAGAPTPAQPAQSSSDQDKIILQFGKVGKDMFTMDYRYPLSAFQAFAICLSSFDTKLACE; from the exons ATGTCTTTTCGCAGTATAGCTCGTGATATCAGGGATAGTATTGGAAGCTTATCTAGGCGGAGTTTTGAGGTTAAGCTGTCCAGTCATAACAGAGGGAAGTCTCAGAGTGCTGTTCATGAGTTGCATGACCATGCTATCGTCATTCAAAGCAGTTGTTGGGCAAGCCTCCCTCCAGAGTTGCTTCGTGATGTAATTAAAAGATTGGAGGCAAGTGAGAGTACGTGGCCTGCTCGTAAACATGTTGTGGCATGTGCAGCTGTTTGCCGCTCATGGAgggagatgtgccaagaaattGTTCAGCGTCCGGAGTTCTCTGGAAAATTGACCTTTCCAATCTCTCTTAAGCAG CCTGGGTTTCGGGATGGAACCATCCAATGCTTCATCCGGAGGGACAAATCTAAATTAACTTACCAACTTTTCCTTTGCCTTAGCCCTG CCTTGCTTGTAGAAAATGGCAAGTTTCTTCTTTCTGCAAAGCGTAATCGGAGAACCACATGTACAGAGTACATCATCTCTATGAATGCAGATAACATATCAAGGTCAAACAGCTCTTACATTGGAAAACTGAG GTCAAATTTTCTGGGCACAAAGTTCATAATTTATGATACCCAGCCACCATACAACAGTTCTAGTATTCCCCCACCTGGTGGAAGCCGGAGATTCTACTCCAAGAAAGTTTCTCCCAAAGTCCCTACAGGAACCTACAACATTGCACAGGTTAGCTACGAACTGAATGTACTCGGAACCAGGGGGCCTCGCAGGATGAATTGTGTCATGCACTCAATCCCTGTCTCGTCCCTTGAACCCGGGGGCACTGTCCCAGGCCAACCTGAACTTCTCCCTCCCAATCTTGAAGACTCATTTAGGAGCATGtccttttcaaaatcaattgaTGCTTCAACAGAATTCAACAGTGCTCGGTTTTCAGATATTGGGGGTCCAAGTGAAGTAGATGAAGAAGGTAAGAGTAGTCTTTTGGTCCTTCGAAACAAGGCACCTAGGTGGCATGAACAGCTGCAGTGTTGGTGTCTGAATTTCAGAGGGAGGGTAACTGTCGCTTCTGTAAAGAATTTCCAGCTGATTGCTGCTACACAGCGTGCAGCCGGTGCTCCAACACCAGCACAACCGGCTCAGTCATCATCAGATCAAGACAAGATTATCTTGCAGTTTGGTAAGGTTGGCAAAGATATGTTTACAATGGATTATCGATATCCTTTATCTGCCTTTCAGGCTTTCGCCATCTGTTTGAGCAGCTTTGACACTAAGTTGGCATGTGAATAG